A stretch of the Cytobacillus luteolus genome encodes the following:
- a CDS encoding sensor histidine kinase, which yields MNRERWMWIDWLIFSLRCGWYGTGLTYYYVYMERLGELSYLGFAGIVSIGFFIPLLFWRPGYRNPTFYAIAELLVSGGFSIYLNMYLGINLSSSIILMPILMVGYLMTKKTAPWVIPVFVILLPANRYWTIDNQFAFYLQYIDVLIFFVIALGFNLITKSQKRYKFLLEENVKQLELIEQQNRALEQYSAEIEKLALVEERNRMARDLHDSIGHHFTSVTVGLDAISYMIESQPKLAAEKVRGLAEVARTGLTEVRRTIHQIAPSEENELLTIQLEKLVSEFGEHTNTEVKFEVEGDEPDLAPHLKLLFVRCLQECMTNAKRHGEALFIKVNVHYLEYDIQLKVFNNGKGMDTENFGFGLKMMKNRLEEKNGLLTIESNGVEGVTVTCSLAVGGKR from the coding sequence TTGAATCGAGAACGATGGATGTGGATTGATTGGCTTATTTTTTCATTAAGATGTGGATGGTATGGAACTGGATTAACGTATTATTACGTGTATATGGAGAGGTTAGGTGAGTTATCATACTTAGGATTTGCGGGGATTGTATCAATTGGTTTTTTCATACCTTTGTTATTCTGGCGTCCAGGGTATCGTAATCCTACGTTTTATGCCATAGCTGAACTTCTCGTATCAGGTGGATTTTCTATTTATCTAAATATGTACCTAGGAATTAATTTAAGTTCTTCTATTATTTTAATGCCGATATTAATGGTTGGGTATTTGATGACGAAAAAAACAGCACCATGGGTAATACCTGTCTTTGTCATTCTTTTACCAGCAAACCGTTACTGGACAATCGACAATCAGTTTGCATTCTATTTGCAATACATAGATGTTCTTATCTTTTTTGTCATCGCTTTGGGCTTTAATCTGATCACCAAGTCCCAAAAAAGATACAAGTTTTTATTAGAAGAAAATGTGAAACAGCTTGAATTGATTGAGCAGCAGAACAGGGCCCTTGAACAATATTCAGCTGAAATTGAAAAACTAGCACTGGTTGAGGAGCGTAATCGGATGGCACGTGATCTTCATGATTCAATTGGCCATCATTTTACATCAGTTACAGTTGGGCTTGACGCAATTTCCTATATGATTGAAAGTCAGCCTAAGTTAGCTGCTGAAAAAGTGAGGGGCCTAGCGGAGGTTGCTAGAACGGGTTTGACAGAAGTGAGGAGAACAATTCATCAAATTGCTCCTTCAGAAGAGAATGAGCTTCTTACAATCCAACTAGAGAAATTAGTGAGCGAATTTGGAGAGCATACGAATACTGAGGTGAAGTTTGAGGTTGAAGGAGATGAACCAGACTTAGCACCGCACTTGAAGCTATTATTCGTACGATGTCTTCAAGAATGTATGACCAATGCGAAAAGACATGGAGAAGCTTTGTTTATCAAGGTAAATGTCCATTATTTGGAATATGATATTCAATTGAAGGTTTTCAACAATGGTAAAGGAATGGATACGGAGAATTTTGGGTTTGGACTAAAAATGATGAAAAATCGGTTAGAGGAAAAAAACGGACTACTAACGATTGAAAGTAATGGAGTAGAAGGGGTAACAGTCACTTGTAGTTTGGCAGTAGGAGGGAAGCGATGA
- the motB gene encoding flagellar motor protein MotB, whose product MSRKKKHKHHEEHIDESWLIPYADLLTLLLALFIVLFAASSVDVVKFKQIAYSLNSAFNGGTGVMKYPSVVQQSPEDIPSDEENEGNQGEEENQEEIDEEAYEELEQKELKELQEKINGYILDNKLNEHLETKLTDEGLLVTILNDTFFNSGSAAVRPADQQLAKEISELLVMNPPRNIIVSGHTDNVPISNSQFDNNWHLSVMRAINFMKILLENEQLDHKSFSAKGFGEYSPVAPNNTAEGRMKNRRVEILILPNVIN is encoded by the coding sequence ATGTCTAGAAAGAAAAAACATAAACATCATGAGGAGCACATAGATGAATCTTGGCTAATTCCCTATGCGGACTTACTTACTCTCCTCCTTGCACTCTTTATTGTATTATTTGCAGCAAGCTCTGTTGACGTAGTTAAATTCAAGCAAATTGCCTATTCATTAAACAGTGCTTTTAACGGTGGGACAGGCGTAATGAAGTATCCAAGTGTTGTCCAACAAAGTCCTGAAGATATTCCGAGTGATGAGGAAAATGAGGGAAACCAGGGTGAGGAAGAGAACCAAGAAGAGATTGACGAAGAAGCCTACGAAGAATTAGAGCAAAAAGAACTGAAAGAGCTTCAGGAAAAAATTAATGGCTATATCCTCGATAATAAGTTGAATGAACACCTTGAGACGAAACTTACTGATGAAGGCCTACTAGTCACAATCTTAAACGACACTTTCTTTAACTCAGGAAGTGCTGCTGTCCGTCCGGCTGACCAACAGCTGGCGAAGGAGATCTCTGAACTGTTAGTTATGAATCCGCCAAGGAATATTATCGTAAGTGGTCATACGGACAATGTTCCAATTAGTAATAGCCAATTTGATAACAACTGGCATCTTAGTGTAATGAGGGCCATAAACTTTATGAAAATTTTACTTGAAAATGAACAGCTGGACCACAAGTCTTTCAGTGCAAAAGGCTTTGGAGAATATAGTCCGGTAGCTCCAAACAATACTGCTGAAGGTAGAATGAAAAATAGACGTGTAGAAATTTTAATACTACCGAACGTTATTAATTAA
- a CDS encoding M3 family oligoendopeptidase — protein MNFNDFKYVRPNMEEVEAKFTSVLEKFTNAATLEEQDLAMKDVNELRNTVDTMFNICYVRHTIDTNDEFYKEENDFLDEIQPIAQGLVTKYYNALVNSKFRAELEEKWGHQLFDLADAQLKSFSPEVVEDLQQENKLSSEYTKLVASAKIFFEGEERTLAQLQPFAESTDREMRKKANEVRFNFFKENEEKFDEIYDKLVKVRTKIAKKLGFNNFTELAYLRLNRTDYNAEMVANFRNQVKEFIVPLSTKLKERQRERIGVDTLKYYDEGFKFETGNATPKGSPEWIIENGKKMYDELSAETSEFFDFMIDNNLMDLVAKKGKASGGYCTYIQDYKSPYIFSNFNGTSGDIDVLTHEAGHAFQVYESRHFEVPEYNWPTYEACEIHSMSMEFFTWPWMELFFKEDTDKYKFSHLSEALQFLPYGVAVDEFQHFVYDNPEATPQERKQAWKDIENKYMPGKDYDGNDYLENGGFWQRQGHIYSTPFYYIDYTLAQICAFQFWKRSREESEAAWQDYLNLCKQGGSKPFLELVEVANLKSPFEDGCVQSVVGVIEDWLNSVDDTKL, from the coding sequence ATGAATTTTAATGATTTTAAGTATGTTCGTCCCAATATGGAAGAAGTAGAAGCAAAGTTTACTAGTGTTTTAGAGAAGTTTACAAATGCTGCTACGTTAGAAGAACAAGATCTAGCAATGAAAGACGTAAATGAACTTCGTAACACAGTAGATACAATGTTCAACATCTGTTATGTTCGCCATACCATTGATACAAATGATGAATTCTATAAAGAAGAAAATGACTTCTTAGATGAAATTCAACCAATTGCTCAAGGTTTGGTAACAAAGTACTACAATGCATTGGTTAATTCTAAATTCAGAGCAGAGTTAGAAGAAAAGTGGGGTCATCAATTATTTGACCTTGCAGATGCACAATTAAAATCATTCTCACCAGAAGTAGTAGAAGACCTTCAACAAGAAAATAAGCTATCTTCTGAATATACAAAATTAGTAGCTTCTGCAAAGATTTTCTTTGAGGGTGAAGAGAGAACTCTAGCTCAATTACAGCCTTTTGCTGAGTCGACAGACCGTGAAATGCGAAAAAAGGCGAACGAGGTACGATTTAATTTCTTTAAAGAAAATGAAGAGAAGTTTGATGAAATCTATGACAAACTAGTAAAAGTACGTACAAAAATTGCGAAGAAACTTGGTTTTAATAACTTTACAGAATTAGCTTATTTACGACTTAACAGAACAGATTACAATGCAGAAATGGTAGCAAACTTCCGTAATCAAGTAAAAGAATTTATTGTACCACTTTCTACTAAACTAAAAGAGCGTCAACGTGAGCGTATCGGAGTCGATACATTAAAATATTACGATGAAGGTTTTAAATTCGAAACTGGGAATGCTACTCCTAAAGGAAGTCCTGAATGGATTATTGAAAATGGTAAAAAGATGTATGACGAATTATCAGCTGAAACAAGTGAGTTTTTTGACTTCATGATTGATAACAATTTAATGGACCTTGTTGCGAAAAAAGGAAAAGCAAGTGGTGGCTATTGTACGTACATTCAAGACTACAAGTCTCCATATATTTTCTCGAACTTCAATGGTACATCAGGAGATATTGATGTATTAACTCATGAAGCAGGTCACGCATTCCAAGTATATGAAAGCAGACATTTTGAAGTACCAGAATATAACTGGCCAACATATGAGGCATGTGAAATTCATTCTATGAGTATGGAATTCTTTACATGGCCTTGGATGGAATTATTCTTTAAAGAAGACACAGATAAATATAAGTTTTCACATTTAAGTGAAGCACTTCAGTTCTTACCTTATGGTGTAGCTGTTGATGAGTTCCAGCATTTTGTTTATGACAATCCGGAAGCAACTCCACAGGAACGTAAGCAAGCATGGAAAGACATCGAGAATAAATATATGCCAGGAAAAGATTATGATGGAAATGATTACTTAGAGAATGGTGGCTTCTGGCAACGTCAAGGTCATATCTACTCAACACCTTTCTACTATATTGATTATACGTTAGCTCAAATTTGTGCATTCCAATTCTGGAAACGTTCAAGAGAAGAAAGTGAAGCAGCATGGCAAGATTACTTAAACCTATGCAAACAAGGTGGAAGCAAACCATTCCTAGAGCTAGTTGAAGTAGCTAATCTAAAATCACCATTTGAAGATGGTTGTGTACAATCCGTTGTAGGTGTGATTGAAGATTGGTTAAACAGTGTGGATGATACAAAACTATAA
- a CDS encoding DUF4097 family beta strand repeat-containing protein: protein MKNIGYGLLFMLVVLLSGASFIYYTEGAEAFSTKLYELKENHSIDGHDIKNIEITSGPTDIEVIPHSEDVVTIELSGEVSEKMRDAYELDILEKGEALQVKITRVKHPSFTVFAINKGTLLTVKVPAKMYEELEVATSSGDITTTNLSTKNLFLTATSGDIVTDNLKVTSDFLIETKSGDIVSSNSNGGNMEFNATSGDVTLSMNIDSYMLEFSGKSGEGKVETGGFQYEHSTESFILGKKGNGSGTSIKVETTSGDFYLN from the coding sequence ATGAAAAATATTGGATACGGATTATTGTTTATGTTAGTTGTTCTATTATCTGGTGCTAGCTTTATTTATTACACAGAAGGTGCAGAGGCATTTTCAACTAAACTATATGAACTTAAGGAAAACCATTCCATCGATGGGCACGATATTAAAAACATTGAAATCACTTCTGGACCTACAGATATAGAAGTCATCCCTCATTCTGAAGATGTTGTTACAATTGAACTCAGTGGTGAAGTTAGCGAAAAAATGAGAGATGCTTATGAGTTGGACATTTTAGAAAAAGGCGAAGCACTTCAAGTTAAGATTACTAGAGTAAAACATCCATCCTTTACTGTATTTGCCATCAATAAAGGTACATTACTAACTGTCAAAGTTCCTGCCAAGATGTATGAAGAATTAGAAGTAGCTACATCATCTGGAGATATCACAACTACTAACCTGTCAACCAAGAATCTCTTTCTAACTGCTACTTCTGGAGATATCGTGACTGACAACCTAAAAGTAACCTCAGATTTTTTGATTGAAACAAAGAGTGGTGATATTGTTTCTTCCAACAGCAATGGAGGTAACATGGAGTTTAATGCAACAAGCGGAGATGTAACTCTATCAATGAATATAGACTCTTATATGTTAGAATTCTCCGGTAAGTCAGGTGAAGGTAAGGTCGAAACAGGTGGATTTCAATATGAGCACTCTACTGAGAGTTTCATATTAGGGAAAAAAGGAAATGGATCGGGTACCTCAATAAAAGTCGAAACAACCTCTGGTGATTTTTATCTTAATTAA
- the motA gene encoding flagellar motor stator protein MotA, protein MDKTSLIGIILGILAVGVGMAYKGVSPVALLNPAAILIILLGTVAAVTIAFPTKEIKRIPKLFGVLFKEQKMTTIEQLIPMFSEWATIARKEGLLALEAKVNEVDDQFLKNGLSMAVDGQSAEFIRDVMSEEIEAMEDRHQGGALIFTQAGTYAPTLGVLGAVIGLIAALGYMDDTQALGEAIAAAFIATLLGIFTGYVLWHPFANKLKRKSKDEVTVKYVMIEGVLSVLEGQAPRAIEQKLSTYLSIKDRQKIMPEGESLDV, encoded by the coding sequence ATGGATAAAACTTCTTTAATTGGAATAATTCTTGGAATCCTGGCAGTAGGTGTTGGTATGGCTTATAAAGGGGTAAGTCCGGTGGCGCTGTTGAACCCTGCTGCGATATTAATTATTTTATTAGGGACTGTTGCTGCTGTAACAATTGCATTTCCAACGAAAGAAATTAAACGAATCCCTAAATTATTTGGTGTACTTTTTAAAGAACAAAAGATGACCACAATTGAACAGCTTATTCCAATGTTCTCAGAATGGGCTACTATTGCACGAAAAGAAGGGTTACTTGCGCTTGAGGCAAAAGTAAATGAGGTAGATGACCAGTTCTTAAAGAACGGTTTAAGTATGGCTGTTGACGGTCAAAGTGCTGAATTTATTCGTGATGTAATGTCTGAGGAAATTGAAGCGATGGAAGATCGACACCAAGGTGGTGCCTTAATCTTCACACAGGCTGGTACATATGCTCCGACACTCGGGGTTCTTGGAGCTGTAATTGGTCTTATCGCTGCATTAGGGTATATGGATGATACTCAAGCATTAGGAGAAGCGATTGCTGCTGCCTTCATCGCAACACTTCTTGGAATTTTTACAGGGTATGTATTATGGCATCCATTTGCAAACAAGCTTAAACGTAAATCAAAAGATGAAGTTACAGTAAAATATGTAATGATTGAAGGTGTCTTATCAGTTCTTGAGGGACAAGCACCAAGAGCAATTGAACAAAAACTTTCTACTTATCTGTCAATTAAAGATCGACAAAAAATCATGCCAGAGGGTGAGAGCCTAGATGTCTAG
- a CDS encoding Ger(x)C family spore germination protein, whose product MKKKAISLLIVSCCLLLTGCFDKTEVEEKAYVIALGLDKAEDKNKMKVSFQIANPEVGSLQGGAGSNEPPHEVVTVTVNDFISARNTLNALVSKEVTYDLLKVIVISEEFAKEKDFIRYIYETAKDREIRRDVFLAVSKEDASKYLEKNDPKQETRPHKYFQFMINRGIQAGLIPESDLHRFFRITEHDADLFIAMYTTTESSDNDKKHNEDEFLAGQINIEGDINRTQFMGSAVFKEGKMIGKMNGQETRIAILLDETSEMNDVLTTYQDPINEDYRLATRIIKERPIDYKINLNSSPATVNIHVSLIVEVLSDPAMTNYARDREKQEKLRDHIEKTIAYNIEKFITKSQEEFGGSPFSLSLHARKHFLTIPEFNQFDWMKSYPDMEVDVEVSIEYGEFGKQAKVPYLEELRD is encoded by the coding sequence ATGAAAAAAAAAGCAATTAGTCTTCTTATTGTAAGTTGTTGCTTGTTATTAACAGGTTGCTTTGATAAAACAGAGGTTGAGGAAAAAGCCTATGTGATTGCATTAGGGCTTGATAAGGCTGAAGATAAAAACAAAATGAAGGTTAGTTTTCAAATCGCAAATCCAGAGGTAGGGAGTTTGCAAGGTGGAGCAGGGTCTAATGAGCCTCCACACGAAGTTGTAACAGTTACGGTAAATGATTTTATTTCTGCAAGAAATACCCTGAATGCACTTGTCTCGAAGGAAGTCACCTATGATTTACTAAAGGTGATTGTTATTTCTGAGGAGTTTGCAAAGGAAAAAGATTTTATTCGCTATATTTATGAAACTGCAAAAGATAGGGAGATTCGAAGAGATGTGTTCTTGGCTGTTTCTAAGGAAGATGCAAGTAAATACCTAGAAAAAAATGATCCAAAGCAAGAGACGAGACCACATAAGTATTTTCAATTTATGATAAACAGAGGAATTCAAGCTGGATTGATTCCGGAATCAGATCTGCATCGATTCTTTCGAATAACGGAGCATGATGCTGACCTTTTTATAGCTATGTATACCACAACAGAAAGTAGTGACAATGACAAAAAACACAATGAAGACGAATTCCTGGCCGGTCAAATTAATATAGAAGGGGATATTAATCGTACACAATTTATGGGTTCTGCTGTTTTTAAAGAAGGCAAGATGATTGGAAAAATGAATGGACAAGAAACGAGAATTGCTATTTTATTAGATGAAACATCCGAAATGAATGATGTCCTAACGACCTATCAAGATCCTATAAACGAGGATTATCGATTAGCTACTCGCATAATTAAAGAACGTCCAATTGATTATAAAATCAATTTAAATAGTTCACCAGCAACAGTCAATATCCATGTGTCATTAATTGTAGAAGTACTCTCAGATCCAGCAATGACTAATTATGCTAGGGATAGGGAGAAACAGGAAAAATTAAGAGATCATATTGAAAAAACAATTGCTTATAATATCGAGAAGTTTATAACAAAGTCACAAGAAGAGTTTGGGGGATCACCGTTTTCTCTTTCTCTACATGCTAGAAAACATTTTCTAACCATTCCTGAATTTAATCAGTTTGATTGGATGAAATCATATCCAGACATGGAGGTTGACGTGGAGGTCAGTATTGAATATGGTGAATTTGGGAAACAAGCAAAAGTACCATACCTAGAAGAGTTGAGGGATTAA
- a CDS encoding FAD-binding dehydrogenase produces the protein MSYDVIVVGAGLAGLVATAEIADSGKKVLLLDQEPESSFGGQAWWSFGGLFLVDSPEQRRMGIKDSKELALQDWMGTAGFDREDDEDYWAKKWAEAYVEFASGEKRTWLYEMGVRFFPVVGWAERGGYLAEGHGNSVPRFHIVWGTGPGIVAPFERRVREHMKNGLVDYKPRHRVNKLLTSDGAVVGVSGSVLVPSSAGRGEASSREVIGDFEYRAQAVAVTSGGIGANHELIRKNWPSRLGEPPKKMLSGVPDHVDGRMLAITEEAGGRIVNRDRMWHYTEGIKNYDPVWNKHGIRILPGPSSIWLDARGRRFPAPNFPGFDTLGTLDYIQKTGYDYSWFILTQKIIEKEFALSGSEQNPDLTGKSIRKVLKRALPGAPGPVQAFMDKGEDFVIASNLVELVEGMNKLTDEPLLSFEEIERQIKARDREINNTFTKDLQITAIRGARNYLGDKLIRVAPPHKILDPKNGPLIAVRLNIVSRKTLGGLQTDLSGRVLNSVGEVVPGLYAAGEVSGFGGGGVHGYRALEGTFVGGCLFSGRVAGRAIAEGLK, from the coding sequence GTGAGTTATGATGTGATTGTGGTAGGAGCGGGTCTTGCTGGTTTGGTTGCAACAGCTGAGATTGCGGATTCAGGTAAAAAAGTTCTACTTTTAGACCAAGAACCGGAAAGCTCATTTGGTGGGCAAGCATGGTGGTCGTTTGGAGGATTGTTTTTAGTAGATTCCCCCGAACAGAGGCGAATGGGAATTAAAGATTCGAAAGAATTAGCATTACAGGATTGGATGGGAACAGCAGGGTTTGATCGTGAAGATGATGAAGACTACTGGGCAAAGAAGTGGGCAGAGGCCTATGTTGAATTTGCATCAGGGGAAAAGCGCACTTGGCTCTATGAGATGGGAGTACGCTTTTTTCCGGTTGTCGGCTGGGCAGAAAGAGGTGGCTACCTTGCTGAAGGGCATGGGAATTCAGTGCCACGTTTCCATATTGTTTGGGGAACAGGCCCTGGGATTGTGGCTCCTTTTGAAAGAAGAGTTCGCGAGCATATGAAAAATGGATTGGTAGATTATAAGCCACGTCATCGTGTAAACAAGCTTTTGACAAGTGATGGAGCAGTTGTAGGTGTGAGTGGGTCTGTACTAGTACCAAGTTCGGCAGGGCGGGGTGAAGCAAGTTCAAGGGAAGTTATTGGTGATTTTGAATACCGTGCTCAAGCTGTTGCAGTTACGAGTGGTGGTATTGGAGCGAATCATGAATTAATTCGGAAAAACTGGCCAAGCCGATTAGGAGAGCCACCTAAGAAAATGTTATCAGGTGTACCAGACCATGTAGATGGAAGAATGCTTGCGATTACGGAAGAAGCAGGAGGAAGAATCGTTAACCGTGACCGGATGTGGCATTATACGGAAGGGATTAAAAACTATGATCCTGTTTGGAATAAGCATGGCATTCGGATTTTACCAGGACCGTCTTCGATTTGGTTAGATGCTCGTGGTCGCCGTTTCCCTGCTCCGAATTTTCCTGGATTTGATACGTTAGGAACACTGGATTACATTCAAAAAACGGGCTATGACTATTCATGGTTTATTTTAACGCAAAAGATTATAGAAAAAGAATTTGCGCTTTCGGGCTCTGAACAAAATCCCGATTTAACAGGTAAGAGTATTCGCAAAGTATTGAAGCGTGCTCTACCAGGTGCTCCAGGTCCTGTTCAGGCATTTATGGATAAAGGAGAAGACTTTGTCATTGCTAGTAATCTTGTAGAGCTTGTTGAGGGAATGAATAAGTTAACCGACGAGCCGTTATTGAGTTTTGAAGAAATTGAACGTCAGATTAAAGCGCGTGACCGTGAGATTAATAATACGTTTACGAAGGATTTGCAGATAACAGCGATTAGAGGAGCACGAAATTATCTTGGAGATAAACTCATTCGTGTGGCACCTCCGCATAAAATCCTTGATCCGAAAAATGGTCCTCTTATTGCGGTTCGGTTAAATATTGTAAGCCGGAAAACGTTAGGTGGCTTGCAAACGGATTTGTCAGGGCGGGTTTTGAACTCTGTAGGAGAAGTTGTACCAGGGTTGTATGCTGCTGGTGAGGTTTCGGGATTTGGCGGTGGTGGAGTCCACGGATATCGTGCCCTTGAAGGAACGTTTGTAGGTGGATGTTTGTTTAGTGGTCGTGTAGCTGGGCGTGCGATTGCTGAGGGATTGAAATAG
- a CDS encoding CPBP family intramembrane glutamic endopeptidase, which produces MQIIINKPFRIFSSILLTNVLIITMVGVLIYLNLFENLKTDFLFAHSMYFTLGVLNTVLLFILIRMVDKKNPWQLGFGLTKIDAVFSLIATALSLICVLSFIFILDQLNIVVAQFTFEKVLTIDFYRLLGIAMIGWFFAALKEEVLARGYFMMNLTRFNIVNMILISAVLFMALHFVMGDFDPFKAASWFKGGIVYAYIYQKSGSLTVATIVHAAHNLVNDLVIHGSEGALVLLNTKVTTADKLFYEIGLSIVLFILTYLFYGKNGILTPAENLMKFWNSKN; this is translated from the coding sequence ATGCAAATTATCATAAATAAACCATTTCGAATCTTTAGTTCTATTCTTTTAACAAATGTTCTTATCATAACCATGGTCGGTGTCTTAATTTACTTAAACCTCTTTGAAAATTTAAAAACGGATTTTCTTTTTGCTCACTCCATGTACTTTACCTTGGGAGTCTTGAATACAGTTTTACTTTTCATATTGATTCGAATGGTTGATAAAAAAAATCCTTGGCAACTAGGCTTTGGGCTTACTAAAATAGATGCAGTTTTTTCACTAATAGCAACTGCACTTTCACTTATCTGTGTGTTGAGCTTTATTTTCATATTAGATCAGCTGAACATTGTAGTGGCACAATTTACTTTTGAAAAGGTCTTAACCATAGATTTTTATCGGTTACTAGGAATTGCAATGATTGGCTGGTTCTTCGCCGCACTAAAAGAGGAAGTCTTGGCTCGTGGATACTTCATGATGAATCTTACTAGATTTAACATTGTGAACATGATTCTTATTTCAGCAGTTTTATTTATGGCACTACATTTTGTTATGGGTGACTTTGACCCATTTAAAGCTGCAAGTTGGTTTAAAGGTGGCATTGTTTACGCCTATATCTATCAAAAAAGCGGTTCACTAACAGTTGCAACGATTGTTCATGCAGCTCATAACCTTGTAAATGATTTAGTCATACACGGTTCAGAAGGAGCATTAGTCCTATTAAACACTAAGGTTACTACAGCAGATAAGCTATTCTATGAAATTGGCTTAAGCATAGTACTCTTCATCCTTACCTATTTATTTTATGGGAAAAACGGGATTTTAACGCCTGCTGAAAATCTCATGAAGTTTTGGAATTCTAAAAATTAA
- a CDS encoding HIT family protein: MKNCPLCNVESLEGQKVVFENDYCLFLQMPQEVLIGSGLIVPKAHRETLFELTKQEWVATYEILHDVKQLLDEQLNPEGYNVGWNYGEVGGQHIFHAHLHVIPRFADEPYAGRGIRSWLKSAENKRW; this comes from the coding sequence TTGAAAAATTGTCCATTGTGTAATGTAGAGTCGCTCGAAGGTCAAAAAGTTGTATTTGAAAATGATTATTGCTTATTTCTTCAAATGCCTCAGGAAGTATTAATTGGGTCAGGTCTTATTGTGCCTAAAGCACATAGAGAAACTTTATTTGAGCTAACAAAACAAGAATGGGTTGCAACTTATGAGATTTTGCATGATGTTAAGCAACTCCTTGACGAACAGCTTAATCCTGAAGGATACAATGTAGGCTGGAATTATGGTGAGGTTGGAGGTCAGCATATTTTTCATGCACATCTTCATGTTATCCCTAGATTTGCGGACGAGCCTTATGCTGGAAGAGGAATTAGGAGTTGGTTGAAGAGTGCGGAGAATAAAAGGTGGTGA
- a CDS encoding response regulator, with product MKNIKLLLVDDQELIRESLAFVLNTDEEIEVVGLAANGHEAISLCEELSPTIVLMDIQMPVLNGIEATKMIKQKWPETKVMILTTFQEVEHVVEALSIGAEGYLLKAIHPKDLISGIKQVHNNGTLLSQNLAKALVEQIQHSREVNGTPAVKTSYGLTEREEQILKCLSQGLSNKQISERLFLSEGTVKNYISSIYHKLDVKDRYQAALKAKEEDIV from the coding sequence ATGAAGAACATTAAGTTACTGCTTGTTGATGACCAAGAGTTGATCAGAGAAAGTCTAGCTTTTGTCTTAAATACAGATGAAGAAATAGAAGTAGTAGGTTTAGCTGCAAATGGCCATGAAGCAATATCTCTTTGTGAGGAGTTGAGCCCAACGATTGTATTAATGGATATTCAGATGCCTGTATTGAATGGAATTGAAGCTACGAAGATGATTAAACAGAAATGGCCAGAAACGAAGGTCATGATCTTAACAACTTTTCAAGAAGTTGAACATGTTGTTGAAGCCTTATCAATCGGGGCAGAAGGGTATTTACTAAAGGCGATTCACCCGAAAGACTTAATCTCAGGGATTAAACAAGTTCATAATAATGGAACACTTCTTTCTCAAAATCTAGCTAAAGCCTTAGTAGAGCAAATTCAGCATTCAAGAGAAGTTAATGGTACACCAGCTGTGAAAACATCTTATGGACTAACAGAACGTGAAGAACAAATTCTTAAGTGTCTTTCGCAAGGATTAAGTAATAAACAGATATCAGAAAGACTTTTTCTATCAGAAGGAACAGTGAAAAACTATATATCTAGTATTTATCATAAACTAGATGTAAAAGATCGGTATCAAGCTGCGTTGAAGGCTAAGGAAGAGGATATTGTTTAG